In Carassius carassius chromosome 2, fCarCar2.1, whole genome shotgun sequence, the DNA window tttttgtaaatctctTGAGGcacttttttgacattttcattCAGACGACCTCAGGAGTTGAACATTGCAATGGTCCCCTTGCATATCTAACTAATCAACATCCCAAATGACAGTACATTCTTAGTAATGCACCagtagtgcgtgtgtgtgtgtgtgtgtgagatgtctACATGACAACATCCAGAGCCAATGTAGTAGTGTTCATACTATGAGAAAGAACTGTGTGAAAAGACTTTTGAGGAGGAAAAAAACCGTTGAGGAGGTGAGGATTTAGAAAATGTTCACAAAAAGGAGTGCCAAACATGTGGCTAATCCCTGGCTGGAGAAAGGGGGTGAGTGAGTGTGAACGAGGAAGACAGATGGCAGAAGAattaaagacagagagagagagagagagagagagagagatgggaggGGCAGAGGGCTCAGGCAAGATGGCCTACTGGGGGAAGTTGTTCTGTTGTCGGCGTTTGGCAGACCTCAGCTTCTCAAAGCGCGACTCCATCTCTTCCAGGACCTTAGGGGTGTACCGTACCACCAGCTTCACTGTACCCTGAGCGGCCTTCAGCAGCTCCACAGCTTTCTCATGGTGCTCTCCTTCTACACTCTGAAAGACAGAACAAGTTTACACGCATTTTACAAGTTCAATTTCAGCTGAAAataagcaattattattattatttttaaatgtcatgtaaaTGTTTTAGTCCAACTGAAATCACACAAGTGTTCAAGATGATGCAATTACAGCTTGAATTTATTCAGCTAACATATGCATCAAACGTTCTTCTCTTATCTATTATCAAATAGATTTCAAATAGTCAAAATAAAacgtattatgaaatattataaattatttgtgCCTGTTAATGTGAAGGATGCTATAGCTATGTCCATACCACTCCATTAACGGACAGCAGCTGGTCTCCTCTCTTCAGGCCACCGTGCCGATCTGCGATGCCTCCAGGAATGATGCGGGAGATGTAGATGGGCGAGTTTTGTTCCTTCCCACCCATGATGTTGAACCCCAGTCCTTCCTCTGTTTTAGGGAGCTCCACCACACGTGGGTGAGAATGACCCTCGCTGGCTGCAAATGCAGCCACTGTAGCCtggaaatgaagtgaaaatggtCAGAAATCAAACACTTGTGAACACAATTTATTTGTCTTGTGCAAAAggtaataaatgtgcttatacaGTAAGCACATTTAGAATGTGCAGTAGAATGAAATtgtttaatgaaattaatactttttttctagcaagaacacattaaattggtcaattttttatttaaaatacattttgttcttttaaacttctaattaataagaatacaaatatatacagtacagaccaaaagtttggaaacattactatttttaatgtttttgaaagaagtttcttctgctcatcaagcctgcatttatttgatcaaaaatacagaaaaaaacagtaatattgtgaaatattattacaacttaaaataatagttttctatttgaatataattaaaaaaataatttattcctgtgatgcaaagctggattttcagcatcattactccagccttcagtgtcacatgtaacatccagtctatcacatgatcctttagaaatcattctaatattctgatttattatgagtgttggaaacagttctgctgtctaatatatttgatgaataaaaggttaaaaagaactgcatttattcaaaataaaaaacaaaattctaataatatatattctaataatatattttctttactaaaagAAACAGTTATCAATATTGATATTCTTAAggaatgtttttgttcatattagAATGAGGACcatcttttaatgattaattGAGCAGCTCTTCTGAAGACTGGTGTAaaggctactgaaaattcagatttgccatcacagaaataaaatacatttttaaatatattaatgtaaaaatatttattagttattataaaaacaaattctgtattattgttcaaataaaagcagccttggtgaggttaaaaaaaaattgcacaaaaaTTTTCTGGTAGCATATATGTAAATTATCTAAAacattttatgattaaataattttatggtatttgttcatataataaaatacatccaAAAAAGTATGAATGACCACATGCCACAAATAAGATGCTCATATATTTGTAGGCCAGCAGTCTGGTGTTAAAGAAGGCATTACAACCAAGCCAATCAAGTAATGAGATTAACTGTTGGACAATGTTCATGCTAAAAATAGTTTGCAGAATACTGTTAGTTACAGAAACAATTCTGtctatttaattaaaagaaatacagaGACTTGCCTTTGCTGTTGCATTCGCCCTCACTTCTGGGCTGCTATTTATGTCCACGGTCTCATACACATGCTCATATACCTGAAAATGACAGAACACTGTGtaaattacacaaacacacaaatacagtacAAGTACAACCTCTACGGTCTTAAACGACCATGTAAACGAAAACAGATGTACAATTTAAACCAGATTTCCAGAACCTGAGGCAGTTTCCCAGATCCATTTAGTTTAGACACAACTAAATTACTTGTGAATCATAATTCACCCTTGAAAAGCTGTTTAAATTCGTCACATTAGTCTAGATCAGATCTTCAGTGAACAGTCACCATTAAAACAGCAAGTGTGCCTTAAACAAGCGGTAATTAGTGAGCGGAATGCCACACCATTAAGAGGATATTGTATCAAATCAATCTCTTTACATGGCTTGCTTCTGATGCTTTGGCAGTGTTAAACCACTATTTCCTCTTCTATTTAGGGCCATTATTATACATCCACTACACTGCCTCAGCATTCAACTCCGAGTCATGCATGTTTATCTGAGAATCAAGCAAGCATTCAGAGGTTCAGTGCAAAGTGTGAATGTTTAAGAGACAAAGCTGTTGAGTTACCAATCAAATATTTTACGCATTTATCACAAAAGGTACCGCACTTAACTCAAGCACAATCACATGAAACTGCCTAAAGAATTTCCAGAGAAAACATGGGTGGCCTTAGAGTCACAAAACATGCAAACAAGAATTTAGAATTCGGAAAGAGACAGAAAACAAACAACATGTTCTACAGAGCCACTAAAGGGACATGGATAACCACTTGCTAGCGTTTACCGGTTATATTACAGTTACAGTACATACAATTTCAATTACTACATAAACAGTAAGAAGAAATGACGGAGGACAATGgcgaatgatttgcagatcctgagCACCACTGACAAAAATCTATTCTTGTGAAATGTGTAGTAAATAGCCTATACACAGAGTGTGTGGTCACGAAATACTCActgtatttataatgttacattagatttctaatttaaatcaatgctatttttttaaagctttttatttctagataaaaaaataaaaataaaaagagtttccacaaaaatattttaaaagctccaaatcagcacattagaatgatttctaaaggattgtgATTTCTGAccccgaagactggagtaaaggcatTATTCCTGTTATGACAAAGATTCATTTTCTGAATTTTAAATGACCTTTGCCATTgctcaaatttaaataattaaaaatagtcgtttaataatactgcaaaatgtaatatttagcatATCTTAAAATgagatgttaaaatgttaaaaaggagTAGGATAATTTTCctttatgcaaataaaaaataataaacccaTGCAAAGAAATCTTTCCACAAATCTCTGCTTTCAGAAACCCCTGCTTAATTCTAGGCTCTCACGCAAGGCAAAGAATTTCTGCTGTGAGCATCACTTGTGCTGAGTCTTCTGATTCTTCAGTAAGCGCGACAGATGACCAAGCAGCAGGGAGGAGACCAGACAAGTGCCAACAGTCTTAGATTCACTACAGGGGCACCAGAACACTACAGCTACAGAGTTTTATACCCAGCCTGAAACAGACAAATGGATTGATGCTATTTGTAGACATAAGAATCAATATCCAGCATCCAGTCCTTTTTCTCAACAATAACTACCCAAGTACTACACTAATGAGCACTTTGTCACAAGCATGAAGGCAATTTCAGTCATAACGAATTGAGTGGAAAAGGGAGAGACGGGGGGTTGTGAGCATGAAGTAACTTCCGTCTGCTCTATTTTCTTCTTTTGGTCTGTCGTTCTTTGGTAGCTTCATCAAAcctggttgttgttttttcctccaGCATTATAAACTATGTTCATTGCATTTTTAAGACAATGGGTCTCATTCATTAATAGTTGTGTGAATTGTTTCATATTAGTATGCACAGGTGAAGCGCTAACAGGAAGAAAAAACAACTGAACTGACATGAACTTGCTTTTAAACGTGTTCTAATGTTGATGAATTTTGAGTATTATAAATGAGTAACCGTGTGCACAAGGTTAGTCATTTGCATAAAACATGCAAAAACCATCTCCATATAATGGCTTTCACACAACCTTTCATTACTCTCAGCCAACATGACGCTTTCTAAAGATGTATGCTCCTCAAAACCAGTTCAAACACAATTAACACCTTTTATACAGATCCAGATTACACACTCGCTTCATCCAGTATCTGCGTTGTTATAGAGAGAAACCTCAcagttaaagctattacaccacTTTTTTTTGCTCTTTCACTTCAAATGATGAAATCTATAAATGGGCCGGTTACTGGAATCAAGGTAAACAGTGATTTGAAAATTTCACTGTTTCTAAACCACTAACATTTTGCGTTTGACCGTTTTTCCATGTCTCCGCAACGACTGTAGGAGTGTAGGAATCCCTCAGGATGAGTGCAGTGTAGAGAGTAACATGACCGTATACAGATTTCAGCACAAAGACCATTAGTAGCATTAAGTCTTGCTGTCCCAACTTTATACAAAGTACTGAGTAAAATGCCAGAGTACATCATAATATCAAAAATGAACTGTtttgaagcacaaataaagacaCAAAGTTATCGTAAATCTCTTCTGAATGTTCAATCTCTAATAATAACACAGTGTTGTAAAAGACACCCAAAATCGTTTTGGGCAACCAAAAGGCCTACAATTATGCTCATTTTTTCTTAATGCACAATTACACTCAAATTACACACTTCAAAGTAATGTCTGTTTTCCCCACTTTTTACAGTCATAAAGTAAGGTATTTTATTTGAATGCATGAATGTGGTGCTGGCACACTCACCTCGCGAACGGCATTACAGAACTCACTCTGCAAAACCCTCTGCAGTGCCTGCAGCTTCTGGGGAGGCACTTCCCCTGTCCTCTGGAGTTTGTCCAGCAGCTCAATGGCACGAGAAATATCTGAAAAAGAACATGCAAAACCATGAGGGCAAGACCAAGGCCATGGATGATCATTGGCATCATTCAATTTAAAGATGCTGTCTTTGATTGAAaaacattgaagaaaaaaaaacattaaatggttGTGTAAATATATCAGAATGTAATTCTctctccattaaaaaaaaaaatatatatatatatataataataatagcttgccttatgtgttttatttttattattatgccaCCGTGGTTTGCATGCACTGGTGTCAAATGTCTCTACAACTAATAAGGAATGTCATTTGTTAaccaacctaaaaaaaaaaattaataacttcTAAAGGAAAGCCATGTTTGGTTCTCAGCTTCAGCCACAGTAATAGCTTATTCATTTAGATCATAAAGAATACGAATATCAAAATAACATATGTAAAGACCTCTGATCATATTAATCAACGCTTTTGATAATCTGTACGTTACTAGCCAACACTAATTCTTCACAATATAAAGTCCCATAAACTATTAGCTGGACTGCTAATAAGATGCTGGCTAGTCAGAATGTGACCGAAAGACTGTACTAAACCAGCAGAAACAATCAAAAAACCCTCATTTCTAATATTAACTCTGTCCTCGAGTGAGCATGCTAACAGTGCTCACAAAAGATTACTGCTTCTGACAGCTAACGTTAAGTTAGCCTCGTGGTGTGCTTTCATTGAACGTAAACAGTAAACACGCCACTTTAACGACAGAAAAAAAGATTCAAACTTTACTATTTATACGTTTTCCTAGACGCCGTGGAATTTATTGAATTCTTCGAATCATTTGATAAAATTAATGTCAGCTAGCTCGCTGTCGTCCACTAATCCATCCTCATGAAGAGACAGCGGGATGTAACGTTAAAGAGTAAAAAGCGTGATTTACACATTCTCCTGAGCGTTACATTCAACAGAAAGTGTTTCAGTGATCGGCGTACCTCTTTCCAGACGAACAGATTCTCCTAGAGAGGCCATTTTAGCCCTGGATACAGAGTTAGCGTTTGGCGACAGGTCCAGTCTCAAGTCTCGGCTGCTGTGTTTGTTGGGTTTGTTGTTATTAGCTAGCTGAGCTTAAGCGCTGTGGCCAATGCTAAGAGATTAAAGGGCGAATCAAGAACGTCATTCCTGCGTTGTTTCTGTGCAGCCACTTTACATAAttacagacacttttttttatatgagCAGCCCGAGGAAAtatcattttattgtattgtatatgagaattatataatgtatttaagcAAAAGGTAATGTAAGTCGTGCTATACTGCGAATATTATTACAAAAGGATAGGCTACTTTATACAGTGGAATTTCTGTAAACATTTTATATACGTTTTTACTTTACTATATTAGTGCAAATGTTCATGTAAATACTGTTTTATTAAGATAATTCATTTGGTGTCAATGAATTGGAGTGTTTTAGTCTCTATAGTTAACAGCGCAGTGCCATGATATGGTTTTGTGGATGGGTTTTAGATTATATGGTTTCCTCGTTTATTTTCTGTAACACATGTACagataaagaaaacatttaatttctatgtttttaattaatattattcttatttttatttatttattattattattttattttttattaaagaactCTATTTAGAGGATTCATCTACATATATGAGCCTTGGAATGTAATGTACACTCAGTcaaaaatttatttaatcaagcaaaagaaaattgtaactgtaattcGTTTACTTAAATGCAATTATTTTGTGGTATTATCATTAGACACTGTATATtgctctgttatttatttattttactcctTTGATATTTAATCCTATTTTATCAAAACCACAAATCAAACTGGGCTATCTTGCTAAAACAGTGATTCTAGGAGTTTAGTTGCTGGGATTGTAGAAAGGGAAACAGAATAGAATGGCCTACTTCCGTAGCAAATGGGACAGGGCCCTGCTGGGTCTTACCAAGGACTACTTTGAACTGGGGAAAATCTGAACCTCACAAAAATAACTCAGTTATGCAAGTTGTTTCTCTGGTAAAATGCACCAGGAGAATGTTGTATTGTCTATTTCCTTGTCCAGTCCAGACACCATTGCTGGTGGTTGCAACATGGttgcattttacagtaaaaaaaggcTCAcattatgttttgtttacaataataAGCAAGGGTTTTCTATTGATATTTGATTATCATAGTTTCTGTACAATGCATTTGTTGAATCAACAAAATGGTGTTTGATTTGATTCAGGTATatctgaaaatgttatttttgctaGAAAAGATGCACATCATTTATTGTGACTTTCTGCCTgagcattctttttttattgcccTGTCAACATACTTTTGATGCAGTGAGATACTTACCATAAACAGATGAAACTCGGTGTCCTCCTTTATCTGTGGCAGTGTATCAGTGTCAGCCAGCTTCTGTTCTGTTGTCTGATAACAGCCTTTGAAGGAAAGCGGGTTTGTGTATgggtctgtgtctgtgttcaggtgtATCAGATATCACGCAGAGTGCATTGGACTGTTGACTCCATTGATCTATCTTTCAGACAAAAGAAAATCCTAATCTCTTATCGGTAGCGATGACGACCTGTACCCTCTTACCGGACAACATTACATGACAGACTGGTTTCCATTGAATTTACCTGCCAAGTGTACAATCGGTCTTACCTGAGTTTGTGCTTCTGTGGAAGAGAGTTGATTCTACATTGGATACACTGGATATTAATTTGCATTTGTAAAATTTCTCAAACTATTTTTTGTCTATCTAgattatacttatatatatatatggtgagaGAATGGGAAGTACTTAAATGGATCTCTATCCCTTTTGAAATCATTTGAATGTAGGATCCAATGTTCGCTGTGAGAGAAGATGTTCCCTCCAAAGTTTGTGCCAAATTTAGACCTGCAAAGGGAAAGCTCAAACTTTATTGACATTGGGTTTGTTTTTCAGTTGCCTAGAGTAATTTTATTTCttcaaatatttcaatttaatattGCAAACAACTTCACAACatacaaaatgaattatattaatCCAGAACACATGTCAAtgaataaattttatatatattttatatatatcttttcaTCTTGTggggataaaaaaataaacagcaaaGCTTTGACAACAGCACCTTGACATAGTATGTATTTCCAACATTAACTTGAGAAGTTGAGGATAGTAAACAGACAGAGTACTGAGAGGAGGAAATCCTGTTACCGTTGAGAATGTAAACGGAATGTTTTGGTCGGAAATCGTTTCCTTGTTTTCCCAAAGTGGACAGTGTCTCAATTCACAATTGAAGcagcatgcaatttttttttttttttcgtttttttttcttgaatgtaATTCTTCCTCAccccctcctctcctcatctctcaaAAATCTTGGCAACGTAAAAAACACAATGTCTTGTGGAATGTGATATAGTAATTTGAACTGGGCGCGAATGACTGATCAgatctttttttaattgtttacaaGATCATGAATATGTTCaataaatagaccgtagtatcacttttactgtataaacatctTTTTTACATGCAGTCCATAAAATTTTCATCTGACGGAATAATTTACCctgttatgtatatatacaaatagatattttctgttttctctctcttttttagaacTCTCAATAAAATCTATACATTGTATACACTATCTGCCCCTCTTAATGGTCAATGTGCATACACACGAAGTGTCTATCCGTATAAACCGCCAGCCGATCTTCCTTTTGCTATCCATGGTAAGGGCTCGCACGTAAGACTGGGTTGTCCGGCATTGCGAGTTATAGTGCCGCTTGTCTATTCCTCGGCAGCCCTCCTTTGTGTACCCTAAAGGGTTGCATTTGGTCTCGTAAAAGTATTGCTTCAGCTGACCATTAGTCACGGGGACCTTCTCCAGGACGGTGACCGTCTGGCCCGACATGTCTATGGCTGTCTTTTTGTCCAGGGCCGTCACCCACTGGCTAATACTGTCACAAACGCTGAGCTCCCCTCGCCGTGCGGGGTCCGAGTGCCGTCTCACGCGCATCGACATGTTGGCGGCGTCCAGGTAGTTTTTGTATTCCTCCAAGAGAAAGAGTAACGGTGGCTCCAAAGGCACTTGGTTGCTGATCATCACCCGCGAGGCGTACATGTCAACGTCCTTCGAGTCAGCCATGGCTGAGGGACCACCCCCTCCTTGGCCCTGGTCGGCCCCAGGGTCCAG includes these proteins:
- the LOC132105658 gene encoding protein lin-7 homolog C-like; the encoded protein is MASLGESVRLERDISRAIELLDKLQRTGEVPPQKLQALQRVLQSEFCNAVREVYEHVYETVDINSSPEVRANATAKATVAAFAASEGHSHPRVVELPKTEEGLGFNIMGGKEQNSPIYISRIIPGGIADRHGGLKRGDQLLSVNGVSVEGEHHEKAVELLKAAQGTVKLVVRYTPKVLEEMESRFEKLRSAKRRQQNNFPQCSGWLWQQYHELESIMNHKSNNET
- the LOC132105670 gene encoding brain-derived neurotrophic factor-like, which encodes MTILFVTMVISYFSCMRAAPMREIPGVQGVHRAEDYLGAAAITSGSRGHGTPQSRGALPSFADTFEQVIEELLEVEGEATQQLDPGADQGQGGGGPSAMADSKDVDMYASRVMISNQVPLEPPLLFLLEEYKNYLDAANMSMRVRRHSDPARRGELSVCDSISQWVTALDKKTAIDMSGQTVTVLEKVPVTNGQLKQYFYETKCNPLGYTKEGCRGIDKRHYNSQCRTTQSYVRALTMDSKRKIGWRFIRIDTSCVCTLTIKRGR